A stretch of the Chloroflexota bacterium genome encodes the following:
- a CDS encoding class II aldolase/adducin family protein: MTSAEEEAREKLAQCARALARIDCLGLGGHVSLRIPKSDLILITPGGGLDKTRLRAGDMSVMDATGKHVGGPYPPPLEWPIHTAVHAARPELDSVAHLHPHWSTIFGVLDRPMDAVLLGAARLGDRIPWFEVPKLVTSPALGEELRAALADAPAVLMRWHGSTVVGDTIEEMFERARVIEDNARLLWEASLIGKVVPVPRSIGGPQVRGASRTLGYYANLERPTDDQQWIGTERLEP; the protein is encoded by the coding sequence ATGACCAGTGCGGAAGAGGAAGCGCGGGAGAAGCTGGCCCAATGCGCGCGGGCCCTCGCCCGGATCGATTGTCTCGGCCTTGGGGGCCACGTCAGTCTCCGGATTCCGAAGAGCGACCTCATCTTGATCACGCCTGGTGGCGGGCTTGACAAGACCCGGCTGCGCGCCGGCGACATGTCGGTCATGGATGCGACCGGCAAGCACGTGGGCGGGCCGTATCCACCACCGCTCGAGTGGCCGATCCATACCGCGGTCCACGCCGCGCGCCCTGAGCTGGACTCCGTCGCGCACCTCCATCCGCACTGGTCGACGATCTTCGGCGTGCTGGACAGACCCATGGACGCGGTCCTGCTCGGGGCGGCGCGCCTCGGCGATCGGATTCCCTGGTTCGAGGTGCCCAAGCTCGTCACGTCGCCGGCGCTCGGCGAAGAGCTGCGAGCGGCGCTCGCCGACGCCCCGGCCGTGCTCATGCGTTGGCACGGAAGCACGGTGGTTGGCGACACCATCGAGGAGATGTTCGAGCGGGCCAGGGTCATCGAAGACAACGCTCGCCTCCTCTGGGAAGCGAGCCTCATCGGAAAGGTCGTGCCCGTGCCTCGATCCATCGGCGGGCCGCAGGTTCGTGGCGCCTCTCGAACCCTCGGCTACTACGCCAATTTGGAGCGCCCCACCGACGATCAGCAATGGATCGGAACCGAGCGGCTCGAACCCTGA
- a CDS encoding VOC family protein: MLDDQRPGTVHWIDHYAVGTNDLERWVEFHERVLGARTIRPNRPNPINIFQEFTGGRHGGFVQQATLPPSAGPGKGLPRYGFFVRQADIDEHLRRLDDCRAAHTGAIRTSSDGEEGIAVYWEDPDGNQFEFWAPNTLPEGAMDGCGPLKIGRISHGVFESRDLQRTAAFFDKYCALEPMSSADLAPDTLVLPLAAGGRLVFKKTDMPGERTTGRGILRDVHTALVLRPEDFWPAYERMWADLPEWDFDAERDGVFAGDWQSLPARTAVHPSPAGRAWHAAYGRGDDWYDPDTNLFHFFGGTPIDGSMARYEPHSIEDYAQEYLEAHGLRYDKPKY, encoded by the coding sequence ATGCTCGACGATCAGCGACCGGGAACCGTCCATTGGATCGATCACTACGCGGTCGGTACGAACGACCTGGAGCGGTGGGTTGAGTTTCACGAGCGGGTTCTCGGCGCCCGAACGATTCGCCCCAACCGCCCCAACCCGATCAACATCTTTCAGGAGTTCACGGGCGGACGGCACGGCGGATTCGTGCAGCAGGCGACGCTTCCTCCGAGCGCCGGTCCCGGCAAGGGGCTGCCGCGCTACGGCTTTTTCGTCCGACAGGCGGACATCGACGAGCATCTGCGGCGTCTCGACGACTGCCGCGCGGCGCATACCGGCGCCATTCGCACGTCCAGCGACGGGGAAGAGGGGATCGCCGTCTACTGGGAAGACCCAGACGGGAATCAGTTCGAATTCTGGGCCCCGAACACCCTGCCGGAGGGCGCCATGGACGGCTGCGGACCGCTGAAGATCGGCCGCATCAGCCACGGGGTGTTCGAGTCACGCGACCTCCAGCGCACCGCCGCGTTCTTCGATAAATACTGCGCCCTCGAGCCGATGTCGAGCGCCGATCTGGCTCCCGATACCCTGGTGCTGCCCCTGGCCGCGGGCGGTCGGCTGGTATTTAAGAAGACCGACATGCCTGGGGAGCGCACGACTGGCCGTGGGATCCTGCGCGACGTTCACACGGCTCTAGTGCTCCGGCCCGAGGACTTCTGGCCGGCCTACGAGCGCATGTGGGCAGACTTGCCCGAGTGGGACTTCGACGCCGAGCGCGACGGGGTGTTCGCTGGCGACTGGCAGAGCCTTCCCGCGCGCACAGCCGTCCATCCGAGTCCTGCCGGGCGAGCGTGGCACGCCGCGTACGGCCGGGGTGACGACTGGTACGATCCGGACACCAACCTGTTCCACTTCTTCGGGGGAACGCCCATCGACGGAAGCATGGCCCGATACGAGCCGCATTCCATCGAGGACTATGCGCAGGAGTACCTCGAGGCTCACGGCTTGCGCTACGACAAGCCCAAGTATTAG
- a CDS encoding isocitrate lyase/PEP mutase family protein, with protein MATKATTRFRERINRPELFVMPGGFSPLLAKMAEVVGFEAYFIAGSQTSGFLYGVPDVGIIGLRDMVDHARHVAARCTIPIQVDADTGYGNAVNVYYAVQEFVRAGVAAVNIEDQEAPKKSGTVSGRRCISKQEAIGKIQAAVAAKNEIDPDFVICARCDVMGSEGGNFSEALDRSIAYVTDGGADFVWLNNVTTRDELREACQRIPAPVLPLWGGPQPGPNTEELRSLGARIALYPTIAATAAVQAAWQVLNDLKERGSPAIDDWAKQFRSSRWGPASSSKLVNADFVREIEQRFIPDELQRDYEHTFGHPPAFEQKS; from the coding sequence GTGGCGACGAAGGCGACGACTCGCTTTCGCGAGCGCATCAATCGGCCCGAGCTGTTTGTCATGCCCGGCGGCTTCAGCCCACTTCTCGCCAAGATGGCCGAGGTCGTTGGCTTCGAAGCGTATTTCATCGCCGGCTCGCAGACGTCTGGCTTTCTCTACGGCGTGCCGGACGTCGGTATCATCGGCCTTCGCGACATGGTGGACCACGCGCGGCACGTAGCGGCTCGATGCACGATTCCGATCCAGGTCGACGCCGACACGGGTTACGGCAACGCCGTGAACGTCTACTACGCGGTTCAGGAGTTTGTGCGGGCAGGCGTGGCTGCGGTCAACATCGAGGACCAGGAGGCGCCGAAGAAGTCCGGCACGGTCTCGGGTCGACGCTGCATCTCCAAACAAGAGGCGATTGGCAAGATTCAAGCGGCGGTCGCGGCCAAGAACGAGATCGATCCGGATTTCGTCATCTGCGCTCGGTGCGACGTGATGGGGTCCGAGGGCGGAAACTTTTCCGAGGCCCTCGATCGGTCGATCGCCTACGTCACCGACGGGGGCGCTGATTTCGTATGGCTGAACAACGTTACCACGCGTGATGAGCTGCGCGAGGCCTGCCAGCGGATTCCGGCCCCGGTGCTTCCGCTATGGGGTGGACCACAGCCAGGACCGAACACCGAGGAGCTCCGGTCCCTTGGCGCGCGAATCGCGCTGTATCCGACGATCGCGGCAACCGCCGCTGTTCAGGCCGCGTGGCAGGTCCTGAACGACTTGAAGGAGCGCGGATCCCCCGCCATCGACGATTGGGCCAAACAGTTTCGATCTAGTCGTTGGGGTCCCGCATCGTCCTCGAAGCTCGTAAACGCCGATTTCGTCCGCGAGATCGAGCAGCGCTTCATTCCTGATGAGCTGCAGCGAGACTACGAGCATACGTTCGGCCATCCGCCAGCGTTTGAACAGAAGTCGTGA
- a CDS encoding MDR family MFS transporter: MIQNPYQNLSRPQVYATMAGLMVTILLAALDQTIVGTAMPRIVADLQGFDHYAWATTAYLLTSTAVVPIVGRLSDMYGSKRFLVGGATFFVVTSMFCGLSQDMTQLAIFRGLQGIGGGILFAVTMAVASALFPPAQRAKVQGIFSATFGVASIAGPLLGGYLTDAFTWRSVFYVNVPVGAIAIAVLWSAFTDARMAGRRHSLDYLGAALLIASVVSLMLALTWGGRDYPWSSPVIAGLFAVASATLAAFIAAERHAPEPILPLDLFRNREVTVCSVLACLSMAGSFAASLFVPLFIQAVIGTSASQSGTVLAPMMVAMVVSSVVCGQVIGRVGRYKSVAIGGIVAATVGMYLLSAMGVDTDYGVVVRNMVILGAGVGATFPCFNLAAQNAVGLHQIGVATALVQFLRSIGATVFAALLGSMLANGYAPALAQALPPEVRSALGGSQAAIFSNPEALLNPGAARELHGVLDQLGPSGPNLTDTVLEAIRFALATSLQHVFLTGAVVLAIATALSFLLRDVPLRRTFGADETFVERPAVSTAIVD; the protein is encoded by the coding sequence TTGATTCAGAACCCGTATCAGAATCTCTCCCGGCCACAGGTCTACGCGACGATGGCGGGCCTGATGGTCACGATCCTCCTCGCGGCCCTCGATCAAACGATCGTCGGCACGGCGATGCCGCGCATCGTGGCCGACCTGCAGGGCTTCGACCACTACGCCTGGGCGACGACCGCGTACCTGCTGACCAGCACCGCGGTGGTGCCGATCGTGGGACGGCTGTCGGACATGTACGGCAGCAAGCGATTTCTCGTCGGGGGCGCGACGTTCTTCGTGGTGACCTCCATGTTTTGCGGCCTCTCGCAGGACATGACGCAGCTCGCGATATTTCGGGGGCTCCAGGGAATCGGTGGGGGCATCCTGTTCGCCGTCACCATGGCAGTGGCGTCGGCCCTCTTCCCACCCGCGCAGCGAGCGAAAGTCCAGGGGATTTTCAGCGCGACGTTTGGCGTGGCCAGCATCGCTGGCCCGCTCCTCGGCGGCTACCTTACCGACGCCTTCACCTGGCGATCGGTCTTCTACGTCAACGTGCCGGTCGGGGCGATTGCCATCGCCGTCCTCTGGTCCGCCTTCACGGACGCGCGCATGGCGGGACGGCGGCACTCCCTGGACTATCTCGGCGCAGCGCTCCTCATTGCGAGCGTGGTCTCGTTGATGCTCGCGCTGACCTGGGGCGGACGAGACTACCCGTGGTCTTCCCCGGTCATCGCGGGGCTCTTCGCCGTCGCGTCGGCAACGCTGGCGGCGTTCATCGCGGCGGAACGCCATGCCCCGGAGCCGATCTTGCCGTTGGACCTCTTCAGAAATCGGGAGGTGACCGTCTGCTCGGTTCTGGCCTGCCTCTCGATGGCGGGGAGCTTCGCCGCGTCCCTCTTCGTACCTCTGTTCATTCAGGCCGTCATCGGCACGTCGGCCTCCCAGAGCGGAACTGTTCTGGCCCCGATGATGGTAGCGATGGTCGTTTCCAGCGTCGTCTGCGGGCAGGTCATTGGCCGGGTCGGACGCTACAAGTCGGTGGCGATCGGCGGCATTGTCGCAGCCACCGTGGGGATGTACCTCCTGAGTGCGATGGGCGTGGATACGGACTACGGAGTCGTCGTGCGCAACATGGTGATTCTTGGGGCTGGCGTCGGCGCGACCTTCCCGTGCTTCAACCTCGCGGCGCAGAACGCCGTCGGCCTTCACCAAATCGGCGTCGCGACCGCGCTGGTGCAATTCCTGCGGTCCATCGGAGCCACGGTGTTCGCTGCGCTCCTGGGCAGCATGCTGGCGAACGGTTACGCGCCCGCCCTGGCCCAGGCGCTCCCGCCCGAGGTTCGTTCAGCGCTCGGAGGGTCCCAGGCCGCGATATTCAGCAACCCCGAGGCGCTCCTCAACCCTGGAGCGGCGCGGGAGCTCCACGGGGTCCTCGATCAGCTGGGGCCATCGGGGCCGAATTTGACGGATACGGTGCTGGAGGCGATCCGGTTTGCCCTCGCCACCTCGCTGCAGCACGTATTCCTAACCGGGGCGGTCGTGCTGGCCATCGCGACCGCGCTATCCTTCCTGCTGCGAGACGTACCGCTTCGCCGTACCTTTGGCGCCGATGAGACCTTTGTGGAGCGGCCGGCCGTGTCAACCGCCATCGTCGACTGA